One region of Psychrobacter sp. DAB_AL43B genomic DNA includes:
- the betT gene encoding choline BCCT transporter BetT — MTIDPSDDKLSEVSKPSNPNQPNEQSQKAQTPFERSQFGGSQRQPKHHLDDDAPISRSDLKKGAQELSKNAVAHINWSVLIISSLVIAAFSIWAIVMPVGASTTMKMVVDWIATNLGWYYVITMVMVIGFVLWVALSKAGSIRLGPDDSRPQYKLGTWVAMLFAAGVGIDLLFFSVTGPVVQYLTPPSGDGATADAMQNAVVWTMFHYGIAGWAVYALLGMAMGYFAYRWDMPLSIRAALYPLFGKRVNGPIGHGISILALVGTVFGVATTMGIGVVLLNVGFSKIFGLEEGLTLQIALVIGAVVLTIAATTSGVDRGIRWISELNLWSAVAMMAFILIAGETAFLLNALVENLGQFFVTLPSRMFKTFAYVPGSSEWMGGWTLFFWAFWLAWGPFVGVFLARISRGRTLREFVIAAITVPVLCDFIIVSFFGNSALYEVLQGNTAFAELAVQSPERGWYALLEMFPGASYLIILATFSGLLFYITSANSGAMVMSNFSASIPDPSKDGPKWLRIFWAVLTAVLTISMLIAGGVITMEYATLIFALPVTIIVYLVMFSFYKALKIEQAEREGKVLRRPSIAPSGGHIPERSWTQRLGQMLTYPSKRESVRFLERVVRPALDDVANEFRRQGYDVERINADHESNAADATNFVGNTNIIAASGPLLRVSTAAMDDFYYQVSMVETPAPTFSGKMAADTDVYYRLEVATQTGSGGYDLMGLTKQQVIDDVLEQYQAYLTFLTAPTETDEGLTLTAPIMGKE; from the coding sequence ATGACCATCGACCCATCAGACGACAAACTCTCTGAAGTGTCTAAGCCAAGTAATCCAAACCAGCCAAACGAGCAGAGTCAAAAAGCGCAAACGCCATTCGAGCGCAGTCAATTTGGTGGCTCGCAGCGTCAGCCGAAGCATCATCTCGATGATGATGCGCCTATATCGCGCAGTGACCTGAAAAAAGGGGCGCAAGAGCTATCGAAAAATGCGGTCGCTCATATTAACTGGAGCGTGTTAATTATCTCATCATTGGTGATTGCTGCCTTTTCAATATGGGCAATCGTGATGCCAGTGGGTGCCAGCACAACCATGAAAATGGTCGTTGATTGGATTGCGACAAACCTTGGTTGGTATTACGTCATTACCATGGTGATGGTTATTGGCTTTGTACTATGGGTGGCACTCTCTAAAGCAGGTAGCATACGCCTTGGACCTGATGATTCGCGTCCGCAGTATAAGCTTGGAACGTGGGTTGCGATGTTATTTGCCGCAGGGGTCGGTATTGATTTACTGTTCTTCTCAGTGACTGGCCCTGTGGTGCAGTATTTGACTCCGCCATCAGGTGATGGTGCTACTGCCGATGCGATGCAAAATGCCGTTGTTTGGACGATGTTCCATTACGGTATTGCTGGCTGGGCGGTATATGCGTTACTGGGTATGGCGATGGGTTACTTTGCCTATCGCTGGGATATGCCGTTGTCGATTAGGGCGGCGCTCTATCCATTGTTCGGCAAACGCGTCAATGGTCCTATCGGTCATGGCATCAGTATTTTAGCCTTAGTTGGTACGGTGTTCGGTGTTGCTACCACCATGGGTATCGGTGTGGTGTTGCTAAACGTTGGCTTTTCCAAGATATTTGGGTTAGAAGAAGGTCTTACACTACAGATTGCCTTGGTCATCGGTGCTGTTGTCTTAACGATTGCCGCGACTACTTCAGGCGTTGACCGTGGTATTCGCTGGATATCCGAGCTTAATCTATGGAGCGCGGTCGCGATGATGGCGTTCATTCTCATCGCTGGCGAGACGGCATTTTTATTAAATGCATTAGTCGAAAACTTAGGTCAATTCTTCGTAACGCTGCCTTCTCGTATGTTTAAGACGTTTGCCTATGTGCCGGGCAGTAGCGAATGGATGGGCGGTTGGACGCTGTTTTTCTGGGCATTTTGGCTGGCGTGGGGACCGTTCGTTGGCGTGTTCCTTGCGCGTATTTCGCGTGGACGCACGCTACGTGAGTTCGTTATCGCAGCGATTACTGTACCGGTATTATGTGACTTTATTATCGTTTCATTCTTTGGTAACTCAGCCCTGTATGAAGTCTTACAAGGCAACACCGCCTTTGCCGAATTGGCAGTTCAAAGTCCAGAACGCGGTTGGTACGCGCTTTTAGAGATGTTCCCCGGAGCATCTTACTTAATTATATTAGCAACGTTCTCAGGTTTGCTGTTTTATATTACCAGTGCCAACTCAGGCGCGATGGTGATGTCGAATTTCTCTGCTTCTATTCCAGATCCTTCAAAAGATGGTCCGAAATGGCTACGTATATTTTGGGCGGTATTGACGGCAGTATTGACTATATCGATGCTGATAGCTGGCGGTGTGATAACGATGGAGTACGCGACGCTTATTTTTGCCCTGCCAGTGACTATTATCGTCTATCTAGTGATGTTCTCGTTTTATAAAGCTTTAAAGATAGAGCAGGCCGAGCGCGAAGGCAAGGTACTGCGTCGTCCGTCTATCGCACCAAGTGGTGGTCATATCCCAGAGCGTTCATGGACGCAGCGGCTTGGGCAAATGCTGACCTATCCATCCAAACGTGAGTCTGTCAGATTCCTTGAGCGTGTAGTACGTCCAGCGCTTGATGATGTCGCCAATGAGTTTCGCCGCCAAGGCTATGACGTTGAGCGTATCAATGCCGATCATGAAAGCAATGCGGCTGATGCGACTAATTTTGTTGGCAATACCAACATTATCGCTGCATCGGGGCCGTTACTACGAGTATCGACGGCTGCTATGGATGATTTTTACTATCAGGTATCTATGGTCGAAACGCCAGCGCCTACCTTTAGCGGTAAAATGGCGGCTGATACCGACGTCTATTATCGACTTGAGGTAGCAACACAAACAGGTTCAGGTGGTTATGATTTGATGGGGCTCACTAAGCAGCAAGTGATTGATGATGTGCTTGAGCAGTATCAAGCCTATCTGACTTTTTTGACGGCTCCTACGGAAACTGATGAAGGATTAACGCTGACAGCACCGATAATGGGTAAAGAGTAA
- a CDS encoding DMT family transporter, with protein sequence MLLTLAFPLLLLGGMAIAAQSSINGTLSVRTDVVTTAWLTNVVASVILLLLVVFLEPPQVATMFNVPTWQLAGALFGNFSMVAIVIAVPRIGTAATIVAIIAGQIIMGLLVDHFGWFGNTQIVLDYKRLAAIALLAGALYLIYLSNVRSNVNI encoded by the coding sequence ATGCTATTAACTCTCGCATTTCCTTTATTATTGCTAGGCGGCATGGCCATTGCCGCGCAGTCTTCCATTAATGGCACACTCAGCGTACGTACCGACGTCGTGACGACGGCATGGCTGACCAACGTCGTCGCTTCCGTTATTTTATTGCTTTTGGTAGTGTTTCTTGAGCCGCCACAGGTAGCGACTATGTTTAACGTGCCAACATGGCAATTAGCAGGCGCGCTGTTCGGTAACTTCTCGATGGTGGCTATCGTGATTGCTGTACCGCGTATTGGGACGGCGGCAACCATCGTTGCTATCATCGCGGGGCAAATCATTATGGGATTATTGGTTGACCATTTTGGTTGGTTTGGGAATACGCAGATAGTGCTCGATTATAAACGGTTGGCAGCTATCGCTCTGCTTGCTGGGGCGTTGTATTTGATTTATTTGAGTAATGTGAGAAGCAATGTAAATATTTAA
- a CDS encoding DUF2971 domain-containing protein, translating into MSTPDFLYHYTSIDGLAHILKTRQIRFSRLDLLDDVSEGQSRDEVDWRKYYFVSCWTANEEESIPLWNMYTPEMKGVRLKLPTQLFKLHEINLSDIPEFIQIADTTQAPKGANIRVFSYMPYEVLHGEDYFVMPNFFNDENWPLKVEYTNDEALLNQDLIEYNDHLQMTHIKSFEIAKYKKKVWSFQDEWRFRIFCFNAAPRSLKDEMTENDYYNLMVKELSTLGKGVSQEHFSMDIDDKAFSSIEISLGPKLELAQEIIVDALVKVYCPTAVVKQSALSGHIR; encoded by the coding sequence ATGAGTACACCTGATTTTCTATATCATTATACAAGTATCGATGGATTAGCACACATTTTAAAAACACGACAAATTAGATTTTCAAGACTTGATCTTTTAGATGATGTCAGTGAAGGTCAATCTAGAGATGAGGTAGATTGGAGGAAATACTATTTTGTTAGTTGTTGGACGGCTAATGAAGAAGAGTCTATACCTCTTTGGAATATGTATACACCTGAAATGAAAGGAGTACGTTTAAAACTACCTACACAATTATTTAAGTTACACGAAATAAATTTATCAGATATACCGGAGTTCATACAGATCGCCGATACAACTCAGGCTCCCAAAGGAGCTAATATTAGAGTTTTTAGTTATATGCCTTATGAGGTGCTACACGGAGAGGACTATTTTGTTATGCCTAATTTTTTTAATGATGAAAACTGGCCCCTTAAAGTAGAGTATACAAATGATGAGGCTTTACTAAATCAGGATTTGATTGAATACAATGACCATCTACAGATGACTCATATAAAATCTTTTGAAATTGCAAAATATAAGAAAAAAGTATGGTCTTTTCAAGACGAATGGAGGTTTCGTATATTCTGTTTTAATGCTGCACCGCGTAGTTTAAAGGATGAAATGACTGAAAATGATTATTACAATTTAATGGTGAAAGAGTTGTCAACTTTAGGTAAAGGTGTATCGCAGGAACATTTTTCCATGGACATAGATGACAAAGCATTTAGTAGTATTGAAATATCTTTAGGTCCAAAATTAGAACTAGCACAGGAAATAATTGTCGATGCACTCGTAAAAGTCTATTGTCCAACAGCTGTTGTAAAACAGAGTGCTTTATCTGGTCATATCCGCTAA
- a CDS encoding DMT family transporter, with the protein MKQLGMLLFVVLGGMALALEAAFLGPLGESVGRLSASLSIFLIGVIVFSLAMIVLMVAGRRNYLSTLATLPKQPRWLLTGGLVGFIYTIVLTITTPLVGVGTTMVGILCGQITASLAIDHFGILGSERRAIDSYRIGALVLILIALWLIY; encoded by the coding sequence ATGAAGCAACTCGGCATGTTGTTATTCGTTGTATTGGGCGGCATGGCATTAGCATTGGAGGCGGCATTTTTAGGGCCATTGGGAGAAAGTGTTGGTCGCTTGTCAGCATCCTTATCCATATTTTTGATTGGGGTTATCGTCTTTAGCTTAGCGATGATCGTGCTGATGGTCGCAGGTAGACGCAACTATTTATCCACGCTGGCCACATTACCTAAGCAACCACGCTGGCTATTGACTGGCGGTCTCGTGGGTTTTATCTATACCATTGTGTTAACGATTACCACGCCGTTAGTGGGTGTTGGTACGACGATGGTAGGGATATTATGTGGGCAAATTACTGCCAGTCTTGCTATTGATCATTTTGGTATTTTGGGTAGCGAGCGCCGCGCCATTGATAGTTATCGAATTGGAGCATTGGTGCTAATTCTGATTGCCCTTTGGCTGATTTATTAA